From the genome of Triticum aestivum cultivar Chinese Spring chromosome 3B, IWGSC CS RefSeq v2.1, whole genome shotgun sequence, one region includes:
- the LOC123068708 gene encoding uncharacterized protein: MSGDWGPVLIATAFFVVMLPGLICEIPGGGGRGRPEFHSMKTNGIAMFVHTVIFFAFCAIFMVAVGVHVYAG, encoded by the coding sequence ATGTCGGGCGACTGGGGCCCGGTGCTGATCGCGACGGCCTTCTTCGTGGTGATGCTGCCGGGGCTCATCTGCGAGATCCCCGGCGGCGGGGGGCGCGGCCGGCCCGAGTTCCACAGCATGAAGACCAACGGCATCGCCATGTTCGTCCACACCGTCATCTTCTTCGCCTTCTGCGCCATCTTCATGGTCGCCGTCGGCGTCCACGTCTACGCCGGCTAG
- the LOC123068704 gene encoding non-specific phospholipase C6, producing the protein MPPPMGMRALLLLLMLAFAAGTTSARPSGESPIKNVVVLALENRSFDHMLGWMRRLLGLPIDGLTGAECNVDPTNSSLPPVCVSADASLVVPDDPGHSFEDVLDQVFGFRPNSTAGAADQPDPPTMSGFVRSALSVNSLLSSAVMRGFTPSLLPAFSALAADFAVFDRWFSSLPGPTQPNRLFLYSATSHGAVAHDKWNLLRGYPQHTIFDSLAADGRRFNVYFKTIPTTLFYRNLRTVRAAAQSFHFYDSAFRDHARRGRLPALSVIEPRYFDLTGTPADDDHPAHDVANGQRLVKDVYETLRASPQWNDTLLIVTYDEHGGFYDHVATPVAGVPSPDGLRGPVPFFFKFDRLGVRVPTMMVSPWIKKGTVVGRPPNGPTATSEYEHSSIPATIKKIFNLRSDFLTKRDEWAGTFEHIFTQLDQPRTDCPETLPEVPFERTTPAKEHGILSDFQRELVELASFLNGDYMLTSSTQETQKKMTVKQADTYVRRAIKGFLQASKQARRLGANESAIVTMRSSLTSKSTTTSP; encoded by the exons ATGCCGCCGCCGATGGGAATGCGGGCGCTTCTGCTGCTCCTGATGCTCGCCTTCGCCGCCGGCACGACCAGTGCCCGCCCTAGCGGAGAAAGCCCGATCAAGAACGTGGTGGTGCTGGCGCTGGAGAACCGGTCCTTCGACCACATGCTGGGCTGGATGCGCCGCCTGCTCGGCCTCCCCATCGACGGCCTCACCGGCGCCGAGTGCAACGTCGACCCCACCAACTCCTCCCTCCCGCCCGTCTGCGTCTCCGCCGACGCCTCCCTCGTCGTCCCCGACGACCCCGGCCACTCCTTCGAGGACGTGCTCGACCAGGTCTTCGGGTTCCGCCCCAActccaccgccggcgccgccgacCAGCCGGATCCCCCCACCATGTCGGGCTTCGTGCGCTCCGCGCTCTCCGTCAACTCCCTGCTCTCCTCCGCCGTCATGCGGGGCTTCACCCCGTCCCTCCTCCCGGCCTTCTCCGCGCTCGCCGCCGACTTCGCCGTCTTCGACCGCTGGTTCTCCTCCCTCCCGGGCCCCACGCAGCCCAACCGCCTCTTCCTCTACTCCGCCACCTCCCACGGCGCCGTCGCGCACGACAAGTGGAACCTCCTCCGCGGCTACCCGCAGCACACCATCTTCGactccctcgccgccgacggccGCCGCTTCAACGTCTACTTCAAGACCATCCCCACCACCCTCTTCTACCGCAACCTCCGCAccgtgcgcgccgccgcccagAGCTTCCACTTCTACGACTCCGCATTCAGGGACCACGCCCGGAGGGGGCGGCTGCCGGCGCTGTCCGTCATCGAGCCCAGGTACTTCGACCTCACCGGCACACCCGCCGACGACGACCACCCGGCCCACGACGTCGCCAACGGGCAGAGGCTCGTCAAGGACGTGTACGAGACGCTGCGGGCCAGCCCGCAGTGGAACGACACCCTGCTCATCGTCACCTACGACGAGCACGGCGGCTTCTACGACCACGTCGCCACGCCCGTCGCCGGCGTGCCCAGCCCCGACGgcctcaggggccccgtccccttcTTCTTCAAGTTCGACCGGCTCGGGGTCAGGGTGCCCACAATGATGGTGTCGCCGTGGATCAAGAAGGGGACGGTGGTGGGGCGACCGCCGAACGGGCCGACGGCCACATCCGAGTACGAGCACTCCTCCATCCCGGCGACCATCAAGAAGATCTTCAACCTCAGATCTGATTTCCTCACCAAAAGAGACGAATGGGCAGGCACATTTGAGCACATCTTCACCCAACTCGACCAACCAAGGACAGATTGCCCAG AGACTTTGCCAGAAGTACCATTTGAGAGAACAACCCCAGCGAAAGAACACGGAATTCTCTCGGATTTCCAGCGTGAGCTCGTCGAATTAGCAAGCTTCTTGAACGGCGACTACATGTTGACGAGTTCCACTCAGGAGACGCAGAAAAAGATGACCGTGAAGCAGGCCGACACATATGTGAGACGAGCCATCAAAGGTTTTCTGCAGGCAAGTAAGCAGGCCAGACGATTAGGCGCAAATGAGTCTGCAATTGTTACCATGAGGTCATCTTTGACAAGTAAGAGTACCACCACAAGTCCTTAA
- the LOC123064857 gene encoding thylakoid lumenal 17.9 kDa protein, chloroplastic produces the protein MRPPLASSSSSTIAAAAATAPSSSAPPATTRRALLLSTSPLTLAAVVPAVAQAAANPFSTPYSQSRTLQLGLDTNGKIRTCPSTNPGCVCTNPTVGASSSVASPLIIPDSTSADAAAQLLRQAILKTQKNVSFNVDQQTPHGQYIQAEVDGGFGRDVMEFLVKKNAGVVAYRCVATKVTFVYPFTTALGDSRGQEQRVGAVAQELGWYAPDIRSSVDDVAT, from the exons ATGAGGCCGCCGCtggcgtcgtcttcttcttctaccATTGCTGCCGCCGCTGCAACGGCTCCCTCCTCCTCTGCTCCCCCGGCCACAACCAGGAGAGCACTGCTCTTGTCCACCTCGCCCCTCACGCTCGCCGCCGTCGTTCCTGCAGTGGCCCAGGCCGCCGCCAACCCCTTCTCCACGCCCTACTCCCAGTCCCGGACGCTGCAGCTCGGCCTCGACACCAACGG GAAGATTCGGACATGCCCCTCCACCAATCCCGGGTGCGTGTGCACCAACCCCACCGTCGGCGCCTCCTCCTCCGTCGCCTCCCCGCTCATCATCCCGGACTCCACCTCCGCCGACGCTGCCGCTCAG TTGTTGCGGCAAGCCATCCTCAAGACGCAGAAGAATGTCAGCTTCAACGTTGACCAGCAAACTCCCCACG GCCAGTACATCCAGGCGGAGGTGGACGGCGGTTTCGGCCGGGACGTGATGGAGTTCCTCGTGAAGAAGAACGCCGGCGTGGTGGCCTACCGCTGCGTGGCCACTAAGGTCACCTTCGTCTACCCCTTCACCACCGCCCTCGGCGACTCGCGGGGCCAGGAGCAGAGGGTCGGCGCTGTCGCGCAGGAGCTCGGCTGGTACGCGCCGGACATAAGATCATCCGTCGACGACGTTGCTACATAA
- the LOC123068705 gene encoding uncharacterized protein, whose translation MQDWAGVFIPLVLFILLSPGLLFQIPGKCRIIEFGNFHTSAVSIIVHAIIFFSFAAIFLIAVGVHIDLGP comes from the coding sequence ATGCAGGACTGGGCTGGAGTGTTCATCCCTCTGGTGCTCTTCATCCTGCTGTCGCCGGGGCTGCTGTTCCAGATCCCCGGCAAGTGCCGGATCATCGAGTTCGGCAACTTCCACACCAGCGCCGTGTCCATCATCGTCCACGCCATCATCTTCTTCAGCTTCGCCGCCATCTTCCTCATCGCCGTCGGGGTGCACATCGACCTCGGCCCCTAA
- the LOC123068706 gene encoding uncharacterized protein produces MPSQQIPATPVGGITSRRHAKLLLHLVEGDGGAAAGGGASVKDLRLRRVVPPASATLDVSPECAAAAAKPGSVQIQSTPPEPAAAAEDRERKPILPRSKLVRDPGSFGYRRLLPFLNQMANKGSDISSVKDMPSENKVPIPNKELSRSDSGLADEMPPVVGSQGGAAPVGSVEPPVVKDGTDSEICDSVKEETKVVVPVDLASSKPSLARCTRSKFVHHPSSFSYKRMLPFLMENDISSQEGDRAKFRRLSEEKQITSDQNDVQASGQIQPATVEVSLDASAAEVQKATQGEELASVGDPLSSEKGALASDAVPAGGQRQPPVSEDTPDEGNVAEVESTVEEKASKSDEKPVPMDSVEPPVVKAEGTQEVKDCCDSAKEETKIVPGDLASSKPSIPRCMRSKFVPHRSSFSYKRMLPFLMQNETSSQKEDMAKLQTVSEEKQLALPENDVLASGNHLSVSEGSPEACYQAELDRIVEEISFIPDENYLLKGVQLQSVVPVTEVSLDVSTAEMQKVTQEVLASDGDLLSPDKGELTLERNDVLAGGQCQLAVSDGSAKESDVAEAERIVEEKATKSDENSVLNGKDIQSAVSEVSPEDGDTDEMKEVTEKPALTADGDESSGLAADKGEFLMKDQPQACGSKELQCNADLAVAQQCQSPESGCSIKTVMVDGGADPHGAPERHDSVASLGGLLLDVGMISKPSEPSIGSPLSAEGMSGCVAHAESGLSKVGTPSPLGSPCLEQQRLSPKIPSPSSGAFSGASFLKKRGFSPKKLSPKKGILKRHTMGCRGICMCLDCSVFRLHADRAFEFSRKQMQEADDIIVNLLEEVASLRSLAEKSSGQQEQMEACQRALRVEEVAKERRQQMLAELNSHCKIPGPRVKFAQYVEGKMASSPSSSSSRRQ; encoded by the exons ATGCCGAGCCAGCAGATCCCGGCCACGCCGGTCGGCGGCATCACCTCCCGCCGCCACGCCAAGCTCCTGCTCCACCTCGTCGAAGGGGACGGGggtgccgccgccggcggcggcgcgtccgtcaaggacctccgcctccgccgcgtcgTCCCTCCCGCGTCCGCGACGCTCGACGTCTCCCCcgagtgcgccgccgccgccgccaagcccggaTCCGTCCAGATCCAGAGCACCCCgccggagccggcggcggcggccgaagacCGCGAGAGGAAGCCG ATCCTGCCGCGGTCCAAGCTCGTGCGCGACCCGGGCTCCTTCGGCTACCGGAGGCTGCTCCCTTTCCTCAACCAGATGGCCAACAAAG GTTCAGATATCTCAAGCGTCAAGGACATGCCCTCGGAAAACAAGGTTCCCATCCCAAACAAGGAGCTCAGCAGATCTGACTCTGGGTTGGCTGATGAGATGCCTCCTGTGGTTGGGAGTCAAGGCGGAGCTGCTCCTGTGGGTTCCGTGGAGCCGCCTGTTGTGAAGGATGGAACAGACAGTGAGATCTGTGACAGTGTCAAAGAAGAAACCAAGGTTGTCGTCCCTGTTGATCTCGCAAGCAGCAAGCCC TCTCTTGCCCGCTGCACGAGGTCAAAGTTTGTTCATCACCCGAGCTCATTCAGCTACAAGAGGATGCTGCCATTTCTCATGGAGAACG ACATCTCCTCTCAGGAAGGAGACAGGGCCAAGTTCAGAAGATTGTCTGAAGAGAAACAAATTACATCTGACCAGAATGATGTCCAGGCCAGTGGACAGATCCAGCCTGCCACTGTAGAAGTTTCTCTGGATGCCAGTGCAGCTGAAGTGCAGAAAGCCACACAAGGAGAAGAGCTAGCTTCAGTTGgagacccattgtcttcagagAAGGGTGCATTAGCATCAGATGCTGTCCCAGCCGGTGGACAGCGCCAGCCTCCTGTTTCAGAAGACACTCCTGATGAAGGAAATGTAGCTGAAGTTGAAAGCACCGTGGAAGAGAAGGCGTCAAAATCAGATGAGAAGCCTGTTCCTATGGATTCTGTAGAGCCACCTGTTGTGAAGGCTGAAGGAACTCAGGAGGTGAAGGATTGCTGTGACAGTGCCAAAGAGGAAACCAAGATTGTACCTGGTGATCTTGCAAGCAGCAAGCCG TCCATTCCCCGCTGCATGAGGTCAAAGTTTGTTCCCCATCGAAGCTCATTTAGTTACAAGAGGATGCTGCCATTTCTCATGCAGAATG AAACCTCTTCTCAGAAAGAAGACATGGCCAAACTTCAAACAGTCTCGGAAGAGAAGCAATTAGCATTGCCTGAAAATGATGTGTTGGCTAGTGGAAATCATCTTTCTGTCTCAGAAGGCTCTCCTGAAGCATGCTACCAAGCTGAACTTGACAGAATTGTAGAAGAAATATCATTTATACCAGATGAGAACTATCTTTTGAAGGGTGTACAGCTTCAGTCTGTTGTTCCAGTTACAGAAGTCTCTCTGGATGTCAGTACAGCTGAAATGCAGAAAGTCACACAAGAAGTGTTGGCTTCAGATGGAGACCTATTATCCCCAGACAAGGGTGAGCTAACATTGGAGAGGAATGATGTCCTAGCTGGTGGTCAGTGTCAGCTTGCTGTCTCAGACGGCTCTGCTAAGGAAAGTGATGTAGCTGAAGCTGAGAGGATAGTTGAAGAAAAGGCAACAAAATCAGATGAGAATTCTGTACTTAATGGCAAAGATATCCAGTCTGCTGTCTCTGAAGTATCTCCTGAGGATGGCGATACAGATGAAATGAAAGAGGTAACAGAGAAACCAGCATTGACTGCAGATGGAGATGAGTCAAGTGGATTAGCAGCAGACAAGGGTGAGTTTCTGATGAAAGATCAGCCTCAGGCATGTGGCTCAAAGGAGTTACAATGCAATGCTGATCTTGCTGTAGCACAACAATGCCAGAGCCCAGAGTCAGGATGTTCTATCAAGACAGTAATGGTGGATGGTGGAGCTGATCCACATGGCGCACCAGAGAGACATGATTCTGTGGCTTCTCTTGGTGGCCTACTGCTTGATGTGGGAATGATCAGCAAGCCTTCTGAACCTTCTATTGGCTCACCCTTATCAGCAGAGGGAATGTCTGGTTGTGTTGCACATGCTGAATCAGGGTTGAGTAAAGTGGGCACACCGTCTCCATTGGGTTCTCCTTGTTTGGAACAACAACGCCTTTCTCCGAAGATACCCTCCCCTAGCAGTGGCGCTTTCAGCGGCGCCTCTTTTCTGAAGAAACGGGGCTTTTCTCCGAAGAAACTTTCTCCAAAGAAGGGAATACTTAAGAGGCATACAATGGGGTGCAGGGGCATCTGCATGTGCTTGGACTGCAGCGTATTTCGTCTACATGCTGATAGAGCTTTTGAGTTCTCTAGGAAGCAAATGCAAGAGGCAGATGATATAATAGTGAACTTACTGGAGGAGGTGGCAAGTCTTAGGAGTCTGGCGGAGAAATCTTCTGGCCAA CAGGAGCAGATGGAAGCTTGCCAGAGGGCGTTGCGGGTAGAGGAGGTGGCCAAGGAGCGCCGGCAGCAGATGCTGGCTGAGCTCAACTCTCACTGCAAAATTCCT GGCCCAAGGGTGAAATTCGCTCAGTACGTCGAGGGAAAGATGGCCTCTTCtccttccagcagcagcagcaggaggcaATAA